A genomic window from Astatotilapia calliptera chromosome 12, fAstCal1.2, whole genome shotgun sequence includes:
- the LOC113033312 gene encoding C5a anaphylatoxin chemotactic receptor 1: MLYNATVILSVDFNSPEDFLIFTFHIVFATCAVLVAGSVIIGITSTPYLRAQNRFVFMLNTSISDTLTGFSVYYLGLFDVQEGYPSRNGTYYILPSFLGVNVLTFLFAQFDRYFAVCHPFFYSRYITRSVVIVICAFCWIYTYFILTVQNLVPISKAAQINAFGVMTLQVIVLVKVLMTIKLYIIARSHVVREAPSAERDNKKESLRIIVFVVICFLALWCPSFVNIIVRQLTREGLRFRNEATNVFATMARLNALVTPAVYIWGSPALRRAVWRTVWWMFCPRRSAR, from the coding sequence ATGCTCTACAACGCCACGGTCATCCTGTCAGTGGATTTCAACAGTCCGGAAGACTTCCTCATCTTCACCTTCCACATTGTTTTCGCCACGTGTGCCGTGCTTGTAGCCGGCTCGGTGATCATCGGGATCACCTCCACTCCATATCTTCGAGCCCAGAACCGCTTCGTGTTCATGCTGAACACGAGCATCAGCGACACTCTGACCGGCTTCTCCGTCTACTATCTGGGGCTCTTTGACGTCCAAGAGGGCTATCCCTCGAGGAATGGGACATACTACATTTTGCCATCTTTTTTAGGTGTCAATGTGTTAACCTTCCTCTTTGCTCAGTTTGACCGCTACTTTGCCGTTTGCCATCCGTTCTTTTACAGTCGCTACATAACGAGATCCGTTGTCATTGTAATCTGTGCTTTCTGCTGGATTTACACATACTTTATTCTCACTGTGCAGAACTTGGTGCCCATCTCAAAGGCGGCTCAAATAAACGCGTTTGGTGTGATGACTCTACAGGTTATAGTGCTCGTTAAAGTGCTCATGACAATTAAACTGTACATCATAGCCAGGAGTCACGTTGTGAGAGAGGCGCCTAGTGCCGAGCGAGACAACAAGAAGGAATCACTGCGCATCATTGTGTTTGTGGTTATCTGCTTCTTGGCGCTGTGGTGTCCCTCGTTTGTCAATATCATTGTGAGGCAGTTGACTAGAGAAGGTCTCAGGTTTAGGAATGAAGCCACTAACGTGTTCGCCACGATGGCACGCTTAAACGCGCTGGTAACCCCTGCGGTGTACATCTGGGGCAGCCCTGCGCTTCGGAGGGCCGTGTGGAGAACGGTGTGGTGGATGTTCTGTCCCAGGCGCAGTGCAAGGTAA